A genomic window from Astatotilapia calliptera chromosome 12, fAstCal1.2, whole genome shotgun sequence includes:
- the LOC113034378 gene encoding transcription factor Adf-1-like — MEEKLISAVANYPELYDASYYFYQDRNKKDLAWRHISEEIGQPEDICRRKWKSLRDTYNKEKRTEKEKRSGSAAGSGRRWKFFAVIGFLDPFLTPRETSGNMVRTVGNFSPEDQGQPKEAAGECQSEGVCLQ, encoded by the exons ATGGAGGAAAAGCTAATCAGTGCTGTGGCTAATTACCCCGAGCTGTATGATGCCAGCTACTATTTCTACcaagacaggaataaaaaggacctaGCTTGGAGGCACATAAGTGAggagatcgggcaacctg AGGACATCTGCAGGAGAAAGTGGAAGAGCCTCAGGGACACCTATAATAAGGAGAAGAggacagagaaggagaagaggagtgGGTCTGCAGCAGGATCGGGGAGGAGATGGAAGTTCTTCGCGGTCATAGGGTTTCTGGACCCCTTCCTCACCCCGCGGGAGACTAGCGGAAATATGGTGCGGACCGTGGGGAACTTCTCCCCCGAGGACCAGGGACAGCCCAAAGAGGCAGCAGGGGAGTGTCAGTCAGAAGGTGTATGTTTACAATGA
- the ranbp1 gene encoding ran-specific GTPase-activating protein, which yields MADPKDQEDHDTTADGAEDPNHDPHFEPIVSLPEQDVKTLEEDEEELFKMRAKLYRFASENDPPEWKERGTGDVKLLKHKEKGTIRLLMRRDRTLKICANHHILPMMELKPNAGSDRAWVWNTLADYADECPKPELLAIRFLNAENAQKFKVKFDECKEEVRKHLEQTGNSDSANKVAEKLEELSVKDKASVEKKEEAKKETEKKEVKDEKN from the exons ATGGCAGACCCAAAG GACCAGGAAGACCATGATACCACTGCAGATGGTGCAGAAGACCCTAATCATGATCCCCACTTTGAGCCCATCGTGTCTCTTCCTGAGCAGGATGTGAAAACAttagaggaggatgaggaggagctgtttaaaat GCGGGCCAAACTATATCGTTTTGCCTCTGAAAACGACCCGCCGGAGTGGAAGGAGAGAGGAACTGGAGACGTCAAGCTgctgaaacacaaagagaagGGCACAATCCGCCTCCTGATGAGGAGAGATCGAACTCTAAAGATCTGTGCCAACCATCACA TTTTACCAATGATGGAGCTGAAGCCCAATGCTGGCAGTGACAGAGCATGGGTGTGGAACACACTAGCTGATTATGCAGATGAATGCCCCAAACCTGAACTTCTGGCAATCCGCTTTTTAAATGCTGAAA ATGCTCAGAAGTTCAAGGTGAAGTTTGACGAGTGCAAGGAGgaagtcagaaaacatctaGAGCAAACAG GCAACAGCGATAGTGCGAACAAGGTGGCAGAGAAGTTGGAGGAACTCTCTGTGAAAGACAAGGCATCAGTGGAAAAGAAGGAAGAGGCGAAAAAGGAGACTGAGAAGAAGGAGGTGAAGGATGAGAAGAATTGA